In Streptomyces roseifaciens, a single genomic region encodes these proteins:
- a CDS encoding alpha/beta fold hydrolase: MGRMVTVGGIELWTEEFGDPSHPAVLLIAGSMSQGLLWPDEFVGRLAAAGHHVIRYDHRDVGRSTARDFTQHPYTWADLKADAVGLMDALEIHSAHLVGHSAGGLLAQWIAVENPGRVDSLTVIGSSPLGEHEGQVLVRALTGEAQPEGSLPEPAPEFTAFFRQAAMSPPPATRAEAIDFQIEIARVLHGTERPSEFDEDAQRRLEEKLHDRMRDPRTAANHRLAGMTDLECEPVGALARVTVPTLVIEGTAEPVKPGHGRLIAQAITGAHLMLIPGMGHMLTPSATGPVADALLTHLETAATAKTTPPSHHPADA, encoded by the coding sequence ATGGGACGCATGGTCACGGTGGGCGGCATCGAGCTGTGGACGGAGGAGTTCGGCGACCCCTCCCACCCGGCGGTACTCCTCATAGCCGGCTCGATGAGCCAGGGACTGCTCTGGCCGGACGAGTTCGTCGGCCGCCTCGCCGCAGCCGGCCACCACGTCATCCGCTACGACCACCGGGACGTGGGCCGCTCCACCGCCCGCGACTTCACCCAGCACCCCTACACCTGGGCCGACCTCAAAGCCGACGCCGTAGGCCTCATGGACGCCCTGGAGATCCACTCCGCCCATCTCGTGGGCCACTCGGCAGGCGGGCTCCTCGCCCAGTGGATCGCCGTCGAGAACCCCGGCCGGGTCGACAGCCTCACCGTGATCGGCTCATCCCCCTTGGGCGAGCACGAAGGACAGGTCCTCGTCCGCGCCCTGACCGGCGAAGCGCAGCCCGAGGGCAGCCTGCCGGAACCGGCACCGGAATTCACGGCGTTCTTCCGCCAGGCGGCCATGAGCCCGCCCCCGGCCACCCGGGCCGAAGCCATCGACTTCCAGATCGAAATCGCCCGCGTCCTCCACGGCACCGAGCGCCCGTCCGAGTTCGACGAGGACGCCCAGCGCCGCCTGGAGGAGAAGCTCCACGACCGCATGCGCGACCCGCGCACTGCAGCCAACCACCGGCTCGCCGGTATGACCGACCTCGAATGCGAGCCGGTCGGCGCACTGGCACGGGTCACCGTCCCGACCCTCGTCATCGAAGGCACCGCCGAACCCGTCAAGCCCGGACACGGCCGGCTCATCGCACAAGCGATCACCGGCGCACACCTGATGCTGATCCCCGGCATGGGCCACATGCTCACCCCCAGTGCCACCGGCCCCGTCGCCGACGCGCTCCTGACACACCTCGAGACCGCCGCCACGGCAAAGACCACCCCGCCCAGCCACCACCCCGCAGACGCATAA
- a CDS encoding helix-turn-helix transcriptional regulator, producing MVVERISGREGELEAIEGLLTKVRSGAGGVLVLRGEPGAGKSTLLDHAARRATPARVLSATGAEPESGMAFAALHQLLRPVTALAGALPGAQRDAVRAALGLAEPAAAQDRFLVAAGVLSLLAEAAAAGGLVCVVDDFQWVDQASADALLFAARRLGDDGVGLLIGTRDTAGARQALRTLPAMDLAGLDAKGAREVLAACAAAGPAPGVADVLTAATGGNPLALRETAGLLTVEQLTGRAPLPDPLPLGDGMAAVYGEQIARLPGDTRLVLLAAALEGRGDVRLIRAAAERLGVSPDALYAAEAAGVVDIRPADVRFRHPLIRAAVHAGAGAAARRAVHGHLAALLSEAGDRDRGARHRAEAATGPDEEIAAELAAAGERASARGGYADAARMLSWAAELTPDVRGRARRLKDTAAAAWLGGHPGRAQSALAAARELAEDPVLLAEIAQLSGRFELSSGNAAEALRAFLDAAERAAAHMLPADGQTAGGWATGKWAAGGPVGSGPVAGPEAPGARGAAGAPQPSRTGDARRIVLALLADAAEAASYVGDTGAAVRIGSRAAGLALPSGASAGSGDAADVFLRDILTGMGAWHAGDTGEGARLLRRALAAVPDHDHDGGSGSSGSGGGGQAAHLLWAAAAASLLGESDAAARHGARAGRVAKVSSMVGTLPVVLENAATAERMNSNFALSTALSQEGLALAREAGLDNSAAAHLANLAVCAAVRGHEDDCRSYAHQALAIAIPHRLGLRAGIASYALGLLDLGLGRHDRAHERLMALTTAGPGAGHPIVAWGSTADRVEAAAAAGDHAAARAATAFLERWSAHATSPRAQAVLARCRALTADDAAGLGLLQQALELLDTGDDRDASAYDRARTALLLGERLRRDRRAGEARPHLRDAAETFHRLGAAPWEQRAQGELRAAGESPEPAGPAPLQTLTPQELRIARLVAEGVSNKDVAARLFLSPRTVEYHLYKVYPKLGITSRTELARLLQ from the coding sequence ATGGTGGTCGAGCGGATCAGCGGGCGTGAGGGCGAACTCGAGGCGATCGAGGGGCTTCTGACGAAGGTGCGCTCCGGCGCCGGCGGGGTCCTGGTGCTGCGCGGTGAGCCCGGGGCCGGCAAGTCGACGCTCCTGGACCACGCCGCCCGGCGTGCCACTCCTGCGCGGGTGCTGTCGGCGACCGGCGCCGAGCCCGAGTCCGGTATGGCCTTCGCCGCGTTGCACCAGCTGCTGCGCCCGGTGACCGCCCTGGCCGGTGCGCTGCCCGGTGCGCAGCGGGACGCGGTCCGGGCTGCTCTGGGGCTGGCGGAGCCTGCGGCCGCCCAGGACCGGTTCCTGGTGGCGGCCGGGGTGCTCTCCCTGCTGGCGGAGGCGGCGGCGGCCGGGGGCCTGGTGTGTGTCGTCGATGATTTCCAGTGGGTCGACCAGGCCTCTGCCGATGCCCTGCTGTTCGCGGCCCGGCGGCTGGGGGACGACGGGGTGGGGCTGCTGATCGGCACCCGGGACACCGCAGGGGCGAGGCAGGCGCTGCGCACCCTGCCCGCCATGGACCTTGCGGGACTGGATGCCAAGGGCGCGCGGGAGGTGCTGGCGGCGTGTGCGGCGGCCGGGCCTGCGCCTGGTGTGGCCGATGTCCTCACCGCGGCGACCGGCGGCAACCCGCTGGCGTTGCGGGAGACGGCCGGCCTGCTGACCGTGGAGCAGCTGACGGGCCGGGCGCCGCTGCCCGACCCGCTGCCCCTGGGGGACGGCATGGCCGCCGTCTACGGGGAGCAGATCGCGCGGCTGCCCGGGGACACCCGGCTCGTCCTGCTCGCCGCCGCGCTGGAGGGGCGCGGTGACGTGCGGCTGATACGGGCGGCCGCGGAGCGGCTGGGTGTGTCCCCCGATGCGTTGTATGCCGCCGAGGCTGCCGGTGTGGTCGATATCCGGCCTGCCGACGTCCGCTTCCGGCACCCGCTGATCCGTGCCGCCGTGCACGCCGGGGCAGGCGCGGCGGCGCGCCGGGCGGTGCACGGGCACCTTGCCGCGCTGCTGTCCGAGGCGGGCGACCGTGACCGCGGGGCCCGGCACCGGGCCGAGGCCGCGACCGGCCCCGACGAGGAGATCGCCGCCGAACTCGCCGCCGCCGGCGAGCGGGCATCCGCCCGCGGTGGTTACGCCGACGCCGCACGGATGCTGTCATGGGCCGCCGAGCTGACCCCGGATGTGCGGGGCAGGGCCCGGCGGCTGAAGGACACCGCGGCGGCGGCATGGCTGGGCGGGCATCCCGGGCGGGCGCAGTCCGCCCTCGCAGCCGCCCGGGAGCTGGCCGAGGATCCTGTCCTGCTGGCCGAGATCGCGCAGCTCAGCGGCAGGTTCGAGCTGTCCTCCGGTAACGCCGCCGAGGCGCTGCGGGCTTTCCTGGACGCGGCCGAACGCGCCGCCGCGCACATGCTGCCGGCGGACGGGCAGACAGCGGGCGGGTGGGCCACGGGCAAGTGGGCAGCGGGTGGGCCGGTGGGGTCCGGTCCGGTGGCGGGGCCTGAAGCCCCGGGCGCGCGCGGTGCCGCGGGCGCGCCGCAGCCGTCACGTACGGGCGATGCCCGGCGGATCGTCCTCGCTCTGCTCGCCGACGCGGCGGAGGCTGCCTCGTACGTCGGCGACACCGGTGCCGCCGTGCGGATCGGCAGCCGGGCGGCCGGACTGGCCCTCCCCTCCGGGGCGTCGGCGGGGTCCGGGGATGCTGCCGATGTGTTCCTGCGCGACATCCTGACCGGAATGGGCGCATGGCACGCCGGGGATACCGGTGAGGGCGCGCGTCTACTGCGCCGGGCCCTGGCTGCCGTCCCGGACCACGACCACGACGGAGGCAGTGGCAGCAGTGGCAGTGGCGGCGGGGGGCAGGCCGCTCACCTGCTGTGGGCGGCGGCCGCGGCCAGTCTGCTCGGCGAGAGCGACGCCGCCGCCCGCCACGGCGCCCGCGCCGGCCGCGTCGCGAAGGTCTCCAGCATGGTGGGCACGCTGCCCGTCGTCCTGGAGAACGCTGCCACCGCCGAGCGCATGAACAGCAATTTCGCACTCAGCACCGCCCTGTCCCAGGAAGGGCTGGCCCTCGCCCGGGAGGCCGGCCTCGACAACTCCGCTGCCGCCCATCTCGCCAACCTCGCCGTCTGCGCCGCCGTCCGCGGCCACGAAGACGACTGCCGCTCCTACGCCCACCAGGCCCTGGCCATCGCCATCCCGCACCGTCTCGGGCTGCGCGCCGGGATAGCGTCGTACGCACTGGGTCTGCTCGACCTCGGCCTCGGCCGCCACGACCGCGCCCATGAACGGCTCATGGCGCTGACCACGGCGGGACCGGGCGCGGGACACCCCATCGTGGCGTGGGGCTCCACCGCCGACCGGGTCGAGGCCGCCGCCGCGGCCGGCGACCACGCGGCCGCCCGTGCCGCCACCGCATTCCTGGAGCGGTGGTCGGCCCACGCCACCTCACCCCGGGCACAGGCGGTACTCGCCCGCTGCAGGGCACTGACCGCCGACGACGCCGCCGGCCTCGGTCTCCTGCAGCAGGCCCTTGAGCTCCTCGATACCGGCGATGACCGGGACGCCAGCGCCTACGACCGGGCCCGCACCGCACTCCTCCTCGGCGAACGACTGCGCCGCGACCGCCGCGCGGGCGAGGCGCGCCCCCACCTGCGCGACGCCGCGGAAACCTTCCACCGTCTGGGGGCCGCACCCTGGGAGCAGCGTGCGCAGGGCGAGCTGCGGGCAGCGGGCGAGAGCCCCGAACCCGCCGGACCCGCCCCCTTGCAGACCCTCACCCCCCAGGAACTGCGCATCGCCCGGCTCGTCGCCGAAGGAGTGAGCAACAAGGACGTCGCGGCCCGTCTCTTCCTCAGCCCGCGCACCGTCGAATACCACCTGTACAAGGTGTATCCCAAACTCGGCATCACCTCCCGCACCGAACTCGCCCGCTTGCTCCAGTGA